In one Vibrio sp. VB16 genomic region, the following are encoded:
- the tldD gene encoding metalloprotease TldD, producing the protein MTINRVENDLLTSSGLTEQNIADTLASIATRQIDYADIYFQSSWHESLVLEDRIIKDGSFNIDRGVGVRAITGEKTGFAYSDQIQLDSLMQSAVAAKGIAQQGQSGQVKTFSRTSNSNSYSDVNPLESLEKQQKIDLLKELDAYIRTKEPLVQEVSVSLSGVYEQILVAATDGTYAADIRPLVRLSISVLAIKGDRRERGSSGGGGRYGYDNFISDENGRKAAYTFADEAIRQALVNLEADAAPAGAMPVVLGGGWPGVLLHEAVGHGLEGDFNRKGSSVFSGKIGDKVTSGLCTIVDDGTMLDRRGSLNIDDEGVQGQYNTLIENGVLKGYIQDKHNAHLMGVKPTGNGRRESYAHLPMPRMTNTYMLPGEYTPEEIISTVKKGIYAPNFGGGQVDITSGKFVFSTSEAYLIENGKITRPVKGATLIGSGIEAMQQVSMVGNDLSLDKGVGVCGKAGQSVPVGVGQPTLKLDSITVGGTE; encoded by the coding sequence ATGACCATTAATCGTGTAGAAAATGATTTACTCACCTCCTCTGGCTTAACCGAACAAAATATCGCGGATACGCTAGCGAGTATTGCTACGCGTCAGATTGACTATGCCGACATTTACTTTCAATCAAGTTGGCATGAATCCTTAGTCTTGGAAGATCGTATTATTAAGGATGGATCCTTTAATATCGACCGCGGTGTTGGGGTTAGAGCCATCACCGGCGAAAAAACAGGCTTTGCTTATTCTGATCAGATTCAGTTAGATAGCCTGATGCAAAGTGCTGTGGCTGCAAAAGGCATTGCACAACAAGGTCAATCTGGGCAGGTTAAAACCTTTAGTCGTACTTCCAATAGCAATAGCTATTCAGATGTTAATCCGCTAGAAAGTTTAGAAAAGCAGCAAAAAATTGATTTGCTAAAAGAACTTGATGCCTACATTCGAACCAAAGAACCTTTGGTTCAAGAAGTTTCGGTTAGCCTGAGCGGTGTCTATGAGCAAATTCTCGTGGCCGCAACCGATGGTACCTATGCCGCTGACATTCGGCCTTTAGTGAGACTTTCTATTAGCGTACTGGCCATCAAGGGAGACCGCAGAGAGCGTGGTAGTTCCGGTGGTGGTGGTCGTTATGGGTACGACAATTTCATTTCAGATGAAAACGGTAGAAAGGCGGCTTATACCTTTGCAGATGAAGCGATAAGACAGGCTTTAGTCAATTTAGAAGCGGATGCAGCACCTGCTGGTGCGATGCCAGTTGTATTGGGTGGTGGTTGGCCCGGCGTACTACTACATGAAGCGGTAGGGCATGGATTAGAAGGTGATTTTAACCGCAAAGGTTCTTCGGTATTTTCTGGAAAAATCGGGGATAAAGTCACATCAGGGCTCTGTACTATTGTTGATGACGGAACCATGCTAGATCGACGTGGTTCACTAAATATTGATGATGAAGGTGTACAAGGGCAATACAATACACTTATAGAAAACGGTGTACTTAAAGGCTATATCCAAGACAAACACAATGCTCACCTTATGGGTGTAAAGCCTACGGGTAATGGGCGTAGAGAATCTTATGCACATTTACCAATGCCTCGAATGACAAATACGTATATGTTGCCAGGCGAATATACCCCAGAAGAGATTATCTCGACGGTGAAAAAAGGGATATATGCGCCAAACTTTGGTGGCGGTCAGGTAGATATAACCTCAGGGAAATTTGTTTTCTCAACGTCGGAAGCCTATTTGATTGAGAATGGTAAAATTACTCGGCCTGTAAAAGGCGCGACGCTTATTGGTTCGGGTATAGAGGCAATGCAACAAGTCTCTATGGTGGGCAATGATCTGTCCTTAGACAAAGGTGTCGGTGTGTGCGGTAAGGCGGGTCAAAGTGTACCGGTTGGCGTTGGGCAACCAACATTGAAATTAGATTCTATTACTGTTGGTGGAACGGAGTAG
- the mreD gene encoding rod shape-determining protein MreD: MANSIFRGRLVVWATFLIALILQTIPWPGGLDLFRPSWLLLVTCYWVLALPHRVNVGTGFVLGLTWDLLLGSTLGIRGIVMSFTVFLVAANFLVIRNMALWQQAIFIGAISVLAKLWEFGGEFLIQDVVFNPMSLWAGLINCILWPWLFMLLRRVRRHWHIR; the protein is encoded by the coding sequence ATGGCGAATAGCATCTTTCGTGGAAGATTAGTCGTTTGGGCGACATTTTTGATCGCTCTAATATTACAAACCATTCCTTGGCCTGGTGGCCTAGATCTTTTCAGACCATCTTGGTTACTTCTCGTTACTTGTTATTGGGTGCTTGCTCTCCCGCATAGAGTCAATGTAGGTACTGGGTTTGTTCTAGGTTTAACTTGGGATCTGTTACTTGGTTCAACCTTAGGTATTCGTGGCATTGTGATGTCATTTACTGTATTTTTGGTCGCCGCAAATTTCTTGGTGATTCGAAATATGGCCCTTTGGCAACAAGCAATATTTATTGGCGCGATAAGTGTTTTAGCAAAGCTATGGGAGTTTGGAGGGGAATTTCTTATCCAAGATGTTGTTTTTAATCCTATGTCACTATGGGCGGGATTAATTAACTGTATCCTTTGGCCTTGGCTATTTATGTTACTAAGAAGAGTCCGTCGCCATTGGCATATTAGATAA
- the rng gene encoding ribonuclease G: protein MSAELLINVTPSETRVAMIEGGILQEVHIEREARRGIVGNIYKGRVSRVLPGMQAAFVDIGLEKAAFLHASDIVPHTECVAENEKKQFQVRDISELVRQGQDIVVQVVKDPLGTKGARLTTDITLPSRYLVFMPGASHVGVSQRIDSEEERDRLKRTVAEYCDEDGGFIIRTAAEGADEKELAQDAIFLKRLWKKVGERRAKYKTRSTLYGELGLAQRILRDFVGTELARIQVDSRLVFETLKEFTSEFVPELTVKLELYEGDKPIFDMFDAENEIQRSLDRKVELKSGGYLIIDQTEAMTTVDINTGAFVGRRNLEETIFNTNIEATQAIARQLRLRNLGGIIIIDFIDMMAEDHRARVATSLEQALAVDRVKTNINGFTSLGLVEMTRKRTRESIEHVLCSKCPTCEGRGSVKTVETVCYEVLREITRVNRAYEADKFVVYASPAVAETLEGEESHALAELEVFIGKQVKIQVEHLYIQEQFDVVMM, encoded by the coding sequence ATGAGTGCAGAGTTGTTGATAAACGTTACCCCAAGTGAAACAAGGGTAGCAATGATTGAAGGTGGTATCCTTCAAGAAGTCCATATCGAGCGAGAAGCACGCCGTGGAATCGTTGGAAATATCTATAAAGGTCGTGTATCTCGGGTTTTACCGGGAATGCAGGCTGCTTTTGTGGATATCGGTTTAGAAAAAGCCGCTTTTTTACATGCCTCCGATATTGTTCCTCATACGGAATGTGTCGCTGAAAATGAGAAGAAGCAGTTTCAAGTTCGAGATATTTCAGAGTTGGTTCGTCAAGGGCAAGATATTGTGGTTCAGGTTGTCAAGGACCCTCTAGGTACCAAAGGTGCTAGGCTTACGACTGACATTACCCTTCCTTCTCGATATCTTGTCTTTATGCCTGGCGCAAGCCATGTTGGGGTTTCTCAGCGAATTGATAGCGAAGAAGAAAGAGATCGTCTAAAAAGAACCGTTGCAGAATATTGCGATGAAGATGGCGGTTTTATCATTCGAACAGCCGCGGAAGGTGCCGACGAAAAAGAACTTGCTCAGGATGCTATTTTTCTAAAGCGACTTTGGAAGAAAGTGGGTGAAAGAAGAGCAAAATATAAAACTAGATCTACGTTATATGGTGAGTTAGGTTTGGCTCAGCGTATTTTACGTGATTTTGTAGGCACAGAATTAGCTAGAATCCAGGTCGACTCTAGATTGGTATTTGAAACGCTAAAAGAGTTCACTTCTGAGTTTGTTCCCGAACTTACGGTCAAGTTAGAACTTTATGAAGGTGACAAACCCATTTTCGATATGTTCGATGCAGAGAATGAGATTCAACGTTCTTTAGACCGTAAAGTGGAGTTAAAATCTGGTGGCTACCTGATCATTGATCAAACGGAAGCCATGACTACCGTCGACATTAATACCGGTGCATTTGTTGGTCGTAGAAACCTTGAAGAAACCATATTCAATACTAATATTGAAGCAACGCAAGCCATTGCCCGTCAATTAAGGTTAAGAAACTTAGGTGGTATTATCATTATCGATTTTATCGATATGATGGCTGAGGATCACCGAGCTAGAGTTGCGACGTCGCTAGAACAAGCGCTGGCCGTTGATAGAGTGAAAACAAATATTAATGGCTTCACCAGCTTGGGACTGGTTGAAATGACCAGAAAGCGAACCAGAGAAAGCATTGAACATGTCCTTTGTTCCAAATGTCCTACGTGTGAAGGCCGTGGCTCAGTAAAAACCGTAGAGACAGTATGTTATGAAGTATTACGTGAAATAACACGTGTTAACCGCGCATATGAAGCAGATAAGTTCGTGGTTTATGCATCACCGGCAGTGGCGGAAACGCTAGAAGGTGAAGAGTCACATGCTCTAGCTGAACTGGAAGTCTTTATTGGTAAACAGGTCAAAATTCAGGTTGAACATCTTTATATTCAGGAACAGTTCGACGTCGTTATGATGTAA
- the yjgA gene encoding ribosome biogenesis factor YjgA, whose translation MARKNQKAPWEEEEEIIWVSKTEMKNDMEALQELGVGLVGLKPSVLEKFPLPDGLRIAIIDAQRFKNEAKRRQLQYIGKLMRTIEIEPIQAALDKYLNKHSQATFELHKLEQLRDKLIEQGDVVLNEIVETYPNADRQRMRQLYLQANREKKANKPPKAYREIFQILKELKEKSE comes from the coding sequence ATGGCAAGAAAAAACCAAAAAGCACCATGGGAAGAAGAAGAGGAAATCATCTGGGTAAGTAAGACCGAGATGAAAAATGATATGGAAGCGCTGCAAGAGCTAGGAGTAGGACTCGTTGGCTTAAAGCCCTCTGTGCTAGAAAAATTTCCACTTCCAGACGGGCTACGAATAGCAATAATTGACGCGCAACGTTTTAAGAACGAAGCGAAACGCCGTCAGTTACAGTACATTGGTAAGCTAATGCGAACGATCGAGATTGAACCGATACAAGCTGCTTTGGATAAATATCTAAATAAACACTCTCAGGCAACCTTTGAATTGCATAAGCTAGAGCAACTCAGAGACAAGCTAATAGAACAAGGTGATGTTGTCCTCAATGAGATAGTGGAAACTTATCCTAATGCTGATAGGCAGCGTATGCGCCAACTTTACTTACAAGCAAACCGAGAAAAGAAAGCGAATAAGCCGCCAAAAGCCTACAGAGAGATCTTTCAGATACTCAAAGAATTGAAGGAAAAGTCAGAATAA
- a CDS encoding YhdP family protein: MTSFAARSGRLVMWIIVTVMVSLAIAVTALRISLPRLDNYKAEISQLVSDITGIPFTIGEVKGYWRNTHPSISLKELAVEGISKEGITFDINTVELEFDLIQSIMTLEPQVASLNVKDLHLDISSINFFQTDEEKPAVSEIESQSLTVVEQIERLFFRQLKDFNLLDSKIVYQTYDGNQRALDIEQLKWRNRGSNHKLEGSISVVGSQINSLAVKADFKDNGSVRDLSGDFYLQANNIRVTPWLTSEWIKQTGIESGRINFNSWFSVESNQPVNAYVELLPSELVWKKESEHLLQIEEGIFKLVPLIDNDGWQVSGHSLRVRSNEYDWPSIDLAFKWTPDMWTLNASQIEIASLRPLAHLAPDSTNISQWLGRLEPHGLIEDIRVSQSNNASISYSAKISGAGIKQWELLPEVHDLNAKVSGDGTKLSANATLVDDVLPYGDVFQAPLRIKNGEIALVWELDDDGWRLWADKITVATPDLQAQGAFRIDFPNEQPAFLSLYAEADVYNAGETWRYLPTRALGQGLTDYLSTAIQGGNAENARIIWYGPLNTFPYKQNDGVFQAEVGLNDTKFSFDTRWPTITNMQLNLLFENESMYLDSRSATLNDVKAERVTGQIAYLGPNGAIEIKAKASGKGPAVRDYMMATPLVNSVGAALTAIRVKGDITSEFQLNIPFDTKLESRAWGYADLVGNHINIESPPMELEQAKGRINFDNDIIQTSGLSAKLLKQPISLDFKGESLESSYSVGIDILGDWEIEPLAPYIGNVWTDKVRGHAPWNMDIDIQLNDVGFTYQIGTSANLEYISSQYPLPLAKTLGKKSKLQMQASGNQEMISARLQLPNVKYQAEIDITGSKPVLEATNLLVGKGGFKVSPVVGHDLVIRTSDFNLDDWLSLANEQETTTQQSRLSKMNTPEIPMPLRVNISTDNLTFASLDWHKVNFSARKKNLSWIFNVDSSEAKGQANYLEPYDLTVALERLHIYAPFWDDESSINPVYQTDTEHPLISEFDRSFHRLMPNLTLNIKDFWLQGYKVGTVNVDLQRQGERLNWKNIDINSGTNHIKANGWWELNKTNSQSSMALVMEGENNTELMDRFGISSGIQKAPFEMSSQLSWQGAPWSLQVDTLNGEMNAKLGKGIISDVNGAAKLLGMFSLDSIIRKMQLDFTDVFDNGLAFNSITGSGRMEKGIFVTNNIEMDATAGEMTIRGMADLNANRVDAEVEFTPDLTSGIPVLTAFAVAPQTAIVVFAISTVISPVVDVFTKIRYQVVGSLDSPEVKELSRSKGAYTLPNTKSKEGK; this comes from the coding sequence GTGACTTCATTTGCTGCCCGAAGCGGGCGATTAGTAATGTGGATAATTGTAACAGTCATGGTTTCTTTGGCCATTGCTGTTACCGCGTTGCGCATTTCCTTACCAAGACTCGATAATTATAAAGCCGAGATTTCTCAATTAGTCAGTGACATTACCGGCATTCCTTTTACTATCGGAGAAGTAAAGGGATATTGGCGTAATACCCACCCCTCAATCTCTCTTAAAGAACTTGCCGTTGAAGGTATCTCTAAAGAAGGGATTACTTTTGATATCAATACAGTGGAGCTGGAGTTCGATCTAATCCAATCCATTATGACACTTGAGCCCCAAGTCGCCTCTTTGAATGTTAAAGATCTTCATCTTGATATCAGCAGTATTAATTTCTTTCAAACGGATGAAGAAAAGCCAGCAGTCAGTGAAATAGAGAGCCAAAGCCTAACGGTGGTGGAACAGATTGAAAGGTTGTTTTTTCGCCAACTGAAAGACTTCAATTTACTTGATTCTAAGATCGTCTACCAAACTTATGATGGTAACCAACGTGCTTTGGATATTGAGCAACTAAAGTGGCGAAATAGAGGCAGTAATCATAAACTTGAAGGTTCTATCAGTGTTGTTGGAAGTCAGATCAATAGCCTAGCCGTAAAAGCGGATTTTAAAGATAATGGCTCCGTAAGAGATCTTTCTGGCGATTTTTATCTTCAAGCTAACAATATTCGTGTGACACCTTGGTTGACCTCTGAATGGATAAAACAGACGGGAATCGAAAGCGGACGAATTAATTTTAATAGCTGGTTTAGTGTTGAAAGTAACCAACCAGTTAATGCCTATGTTGAACTTTTACCGTCAGAGTTAGTTTGGAAAAAGGAAAGTGAGCACCTGCTGCAAATAGAAGAGGGCATATTCAAACTGGTCCCTCTAATCGACAACGATGGGTGGCAAGTCAGTGGTCATTCACTTCGTGTGAGAAGCAATGAATATGACTGGCCTAGCATCGACCTCGCCTTTAAATGGACACCAGATATGTGGACGCTCAATGCTTCTCAAATTGAGATAGCGTCATTGAGGCCACTCGCACATTTAGCACCTGATTCTACTAACATTAGTCAATGGTTGGGCAGACTAGAGCCCCATGGACTGATAGAAGATATTCGTGTGTCTCAATCTAATAATGCGTCTATTTCCTACTCTGCAAAAATCTCTGGTGCAGGCATTAAACAATGGGAGCTATTACCAGAAGTTCATGATCTAAACGCCAAGGTATCGGGTGACGGTACAAAGCTATCAGCCAATGCCACTTTGGTTGATGATGTTCTTCCCTATGGGGATGTTTTTCAGGCTCCACTTCGAATTAAAAATGGTGAAATAGCGCTGGTCTGGGAGTTAGACGACGATGGTTGGCGATTGTGGGCAGACAAAATTACCGTTGCGACACCGGATCTGCAAGCTCAGGGCGCTTTCAGAATTGATTTTCCTAACGAACAACCTGCGTTTCTTTCTCTATACGCTGAAGCCGATGTGTATAACGCGGGTGAAACATGGCGTTATCTGCCAACAAGGGCTCTAGGGCAAGGTTTAACGGATTACCTTTCAACAGCGATACAAGGTGGTAATGCGGAAAACGCTAGGATCATCTGGTATGGCCCACTCAATACGTTTCCATATAAGCAAAACGATGGCGTGTTTCAAGCGGAGGTTGGCTTGAATGACACTAAATTTAGCTTTGATACACGCTGGCCAACTATTACCAATATGCAGCTGAATTTGCTGTTTGAAAATGAATCCATGTATTTGGATTCGCGCTCTGCAACATTAAATGATGTGAAAGCGGAGAGAGTGACTGGTCAGATAGCGTACCTAGGCCCGAATGGCGCAATTGAAATAAAAGCGAAAGCGTCTGGTAAGGGACCAGCGGTGCGTGATTACATGATGGCGACACCATTAGTTAATTCTGTCGGTGCGGCTTTAACTGCCATTCGAGTTAAGGGTGATATTACCTCTGAGTTTCAATTGAATATCCCATTTGATACCAAGCTTGAATCCCGAGCTTGGGGATATGCAGACTTGGTGGGTAATCACATTAATATAGAATCACCACCAATGGAGTTGGAACAGGCGAAAGGTCGTATCAATTTTGATAACGATATAATCCAAACGTCGGGACTATCGGCAAAGTTACTCAAGCAACCAATCTCATTGGATTTTAAAGGGGAGAGCTTAGAGTCGTCATATTCTGTTGGTATTGATATTTTAGGGGACTGGGAGATAGAACCATTAGCGCCTTACATTGGCAATGTTTGGACGGATAAAGTGCGAGGGCATGCACCATGGAATATGGATATAGATATTCAGCTTAATGACGTCGGTTTTACCTATCAAATCGGGACATCTGCCAATTTGGAATATATATCAAGTCAATACCCACTCCCATTAGCTAAAACCCTAGGAAAAAAAAGCAAGTTGCAGATGCAAGCTTCTGGAAATCAGGAAATGATTTCAGCTCGTTTGCAACTCCCCAATGTTAAATACCAGGCTGAAATTGACATCACGGGTTCTAAACCTGTACTAGAAGCAACAAACCTACTTGTCGGTAAAGGTGGGTTTAAAGTCAGCCCAGTTGTGGGTCATGATTTGGTGATAAGGACCTCAGATTTTAACTTAGATGATTGGTTGTCTCTGGCAAATGAACAAGAGACGACGACCCAACAATCGCGTTTAAGTAAGATGAACACCCCAGAAATCCCTATGCCTCTAAGGGTAAACATATCAACAGACAACCTTACGTTTGCGTCTCTTGATTGGCATAAGGTTAATTTTAGTGCGCGGAAAAAGAATCTGTCTTGGATTTTTAACGTGGACAGTTCTGAGGCGAAAGGACAAGCAAACTATTTAGAGCCTTATGATTTGACGGTCGCGCTTGAACGACTGCATATATACGCGCCCTTCTGGGATGATGAGTCCTCTATAAATCCCGTTTATCAGACGGACACTGAACATCCGTTAATCAGTGAGTTTGACCGAAGCTTTCATCGGTTAATGCCGAACCTAACGTTAAATATAAAAGATTTCTGGTTGCAAGGTTATAAAGTTGGAACGGTAAACGTTGATCTTCAGCGGCAGGGAGAGCGTTTAAATTGGAAGAATATTGATATCAACAGTGGGACTAACCACATTAAAGCGAACGGTTGGTGGGAACTGAATAAAACCAATAGCCAGTCCAGTATGGCTCTGGTTATGGAAGGTGAAAATAATACAGAGTTAATGGATAGATTTGGCATTAGCTCAGGCATACAAAAAGCGCCTTTCGAAATGTCATCTCAGCTGTCTTGGCAGGGAGCGCCATGGTCATTGCAAGTCGACACTCTTAATGGAGAGATGAATGCAAAGTTGGGTAAAGGGATCATATCCGATGTAAATGGAGCGGCAAAATTACTAGGAATGTTCAGTTTAGATTCTATTATTAGAAAGATGCAGCTCGATTTTACCGATGTATTCGATAATGGTTTAGCGTTCAATAGTATTACTGGTTCAGGTAGGATGGAAAAAGGAATATTTGTTACCAACAATATTGAAATGGACGCTACCGCAGGTGAAATGACGATACGTGGTATGGCTGACCTGAACGCAAACCGCGTTGATGCAGAAGTTGAATTTACGCCTGATTTGACCTCAGGTATTCCTGTATTGACCGCTTTTGCTGTTGCTCCTCAAACGGCCATTGTTGTATTTGCAATTTCGACGGTGATTTCTCCCGTTGTGGATGTATTTACCAAGATACGTTACCAAGTTGTCGGTTCTCTAGATTCTCCCGAAGTAAAAGAGCTGTCTCGAAGTAAAGGTGCATATACGCTACCGAATACAAAGAGTAAGGAAGGTAAATAG
- a CDS encoding carbon-nitrogen hydrolase family protein produces the protein MNSVGVVQMTSGSEPLKNLAFIDIQLKQLAKEGVKLVLTPENCIVFGSKEDYQRHAETLGFGVIQDQLSAMAKRYKLWIVIGSMPIIRGENISTTCLVINSTGELVAHYDKLHMFDADVEDKHGRYRESEIFQPGNQVVVVDTPVGRLGLAICYDIRFPHLFSELVLNGAQIISLPAAFTATTGDAHWEVLLRARAIESQCWFIASAQTGRHPCGRETWGHSMIISPWGKITQQLSSEVGALREDIDHRVTQSVIGNMPLQKHARFQSLLTSE, from the coding sequence ATGAATAGTGTTGGTGTAGTTCAGATGACATCTGGATCGGAACCATTGAAGAATTTAGCGTTTATCGATATCCAACTTAAGCAATTGGCGAAGGAGGGCGTTAAATTAGTTCTTACTCCTGAAAATTGTATTGTATTTGGGTCAAAAGAAGATTATCAACGCCATGCTGAGACACTAGGTTTTGGCGTTATTCAAGATCAGTTATCGGCAATGGCTAAGCGTTATAAATTGTGGATTGTGATTGGCAGTATGCCAATCATTCGAGGTGAAAATATAAGTACAACATGCTTAGTCATCAATAGTACGGGAGAACTTGTCGCTCATTACGATAAGCTGCATATGTTCGATGCCGACGTAGAGGATAAGCATGGGCGCTACCGAGAATCTGAGATCTTTCAGCCAGGCAACCAAGTGGTGGTGGTGGATACGCCCGTTGGAAGGCTTGGGCTTGCCATCTGTTATGATATACGGTTTCCGCATTTATTTTCTGAGCTTGTATTAAATGGAGCACAGATTATTTCTTTACCGGCGGCGTTTACCGCGACAACCGGTGATGCACATTGGGAAGTATTATTAAGAGCAAGGGCGATTGAAAGCCAGTGTTGGTTTATCGCTAGTGCTCAAACCGGTCGACATCCCTGTGGCAGAGAAACATGGGGACATTCCATGATAATTTCCCCTTGGGGTAAGATAACACAACAACTTAGTAGTGAAGTCGGTGCTTTACGCGAGGATATCGATCATCGTGTAACTCAATCAGTAATAGGCAATATGCCTTTACAGAAGCATGCTCGATTTCAATCACTGTTAACATCAGAATAA
- a CDS encoding Maf family protein, which yields MDLYLASGSPRRKELLQQAGYRFSIVKPDVVECKGVDESPSDYVLRLAYEKSVKGFAMANSNATVLGSDTVVVLQDKVLEKPVDFQDSRRMLQALSGQRHQVLTAISIINKDKFLSKLVTTDVWFKPLNEDEISQYWQSGEPCDKAGSYGIQGLGGRFVSRIEGSYYAVVGLPLFETDQLLQEFL from the coding sequence ATGGATCTCTATTTGGCATCGGGTTCTCCGCGAAGAAAAGAGCTTTTGCAACAAGCCGGCTATCGTTTTAGCATCGTTAAGCCGGACGTAGTTGAATGCAAGGGAGTAGACGAATCTCCCTCTGACTATGTGTTGAGACTTGCTTATGAGAAATCCGTAAAAGGGTTCGCGATGGCCAACTCAAATGCGACAGTATTGGGTTCGGATACGGTCGTGGTATTACAAGATAAAGTACTGGAAAAACCGGTTGATTTTCAAGACTCCAGAAGAATGTTACAAGCGTTATCTGGACAGCGACATCAAGTTCTAACAGCGATTAGCATAATCAATAAAGATAAATTTTTGTCTAAATTGGTGACAACAGACGTATGGTTTAAGCCTCTGAATGAAGACGAAATAAGCCAGTATTGGCAATCAGGCGAACCGTGCGATAAAGCTGGTAGTTATGGTATACAAGGTTTAGGTGGGCGATTTGTCTCACGTATTGAAGGAAGCTACTACGCAGTAGTAGGTTTGCCTCTATTTGAAACCGATCAGCTCTTGCAAGAATTTTTATAA
- the pmbA gene encoding metalloprotease PmbA: MDVKQQIAQQKIELELAVEKALKLAIGTADAAEVAITKTTGISVSTRMCEVENVEFNSDGALGITVYRGQCKGSASTSDLSERAIQQTVEAALDIARYTSEDPFSGPAPKELMVKEIPDLDLFHPDEPDPDRAAKIAIAAETAALEYSDKIKQSDGASYDSHYGLKVYGNSHGLLASYASSRHSISCVMIGEGKNGVMERDYDYSVARAVGDLWTPERVGISSSEKTLARLDARKIGTGKYPILFAADAATGLIGHLVMAISGGNLYRKSSFLLDALGTKILPDWFSIEEKPHVLKGLASSPFDSEGVFTQDRSIITDGILATYLLTSYSARKLNMTPTGHAGGIHNWYVKPTGQDFQQMLHELGTGLLVTELMGQGVNVVTGDYSRGAAGFWVENGEIQYPVSEITIAGNLKDMFKQIVAVGSDIELRSQIQTGSILIESMKVAGE; the protein is encoded by the coding sequence ATGGATGTTAAACAACAGATTGCCCAGCAAAAAATAGAGCTCGAACTTGCTGTTGAGAAAGCACTTAAGCTTGCTATAGGTACGGCGGATGCCGCTGAAGTTGCTATTACCAAGACAACGGGTATTAGTGTATCGACTCGTATGTGTGAAGTTGAAAATGTTGAATTTAATAGTGATGGTGCATTAGGTATTACCGTTTATCGCGGTCAATGTAAAGGTAGTGCATCCACCTCAGATTTAAGTGAAAGAGCGATTCAACAAACGGTTGAAGCGGCACTTGATATTGCAAGGTATACATCCGAAGACCCATTTTCTGGTCCTGCACCGAAAGAGTTGATGGTCAAAGAAATCCCAGACTTAGATCTTTTTCACCCAGACGAACCTGATCCTGACAGAGCAGCTAAAATTGCGATCGCTGCGGAAACTGCCGCACTAGAGTACAGCGACAAGATCAAGCAAAGTGATGGGGCAAGTTATGACAGTCATTATGGTTTAAAGGTTTACGGTAATAGCCATGGTTTACTCGCCAGCTATGCCTCTAGCCGTCATAGCATCAGTTGTGTCATGATTGGTGAAGGAAAGAATGGTGTGATGGAGCGCGATTACGACTATAGCGTAGCGCGCGCCGTTGGTGACTTATGGACACCAGAAAGGGTGGGAATAAGCTCTTCAGAGAAAACACTGGCTCGCCTAGATGCGCGCAAAATCGGGACCGGTAAATATCCTATCCTATTTGCAGCCGATGCTGCTACAGGGTTAATTGGCCATTTGGTGATGGCGATTAGTGGAGGCAACTTATATCGCAAATCCTCATTCTTACTAGACGCCCTTGGAACGAAGATTCTTCCGGATTGGTTTAGTATCGAAGAGAAGCCACATGTCCTCAAAGGATTGGCCTCTAGCCCATTTGATAGTGAAGGCGTATTTACTCAAGATCGTTCTATTATCACTGATGGAATACTGGCGACCTATCTGTTGACGAGTTATTCTGCTCGCAAGTTAAATATGACGCCTACGGGTCACGCTGGTGGTATACATAACTGGTATGTGAAACCGACAGGGCAAGATTTTCAACAGATGTTACATGAACTCGGAACAGGGCTTCTTGTGACTGAGTTGATGGGGCAGGGTGTGAATGTTGTAACTGGCGATTATTCTCGTGGAGCCGCTGGGTTCTGGGTGGAAAATGGTGAGATTCAATATCCAGTATCTGAGATTACTATCGCGGGAAATCTAAAAGATATGTTTAAACAGATTGTTGCTGTCGGTTCCGACATTGAATTACGTTCCCAGATTCAAACAGGGTCAATCTTGATTGAATCGATGAAGGTAGCTGGAGAATAG